Part of the Phycisphaerales bacterium genome, GAGCGATCGGCCTTCTCGGGCGGCTTCGAGCTGCTTGCACGCGGGCACGTGGTCTTCTACGAGAAGCCGACGCGCGAGCTGGCCAACGTCACCGCGTGGGACCTGACCGCCACCCACGGCCACCTGCGGCGGGACCTGCCCAGCCTGTGGCGCGCGATGTTCGCGATCGATCTCATGCAGCGGGCGCTGCCGGTCCGCGAGCCGCACCCGCGGAGCTTCGACCAGCTCGCCGACCTGCTCGCCGCCGAGGCCATCGGCATGGAGGCCCTGTCGCGATTCCAGTGGGCGCTGCTCGACGAGGCCGGGCACCGGCCCGACCTGGGAGGATTGGGGGAAGGCCCGACGCCCGCGGTCGTGTACTTCCTCCCCGAGGCCGGGCGGATCGAGGCCGATCGGCCCGCGGGCGGGCACGAGGCCTGGCCCATGCGCGGCCAGACCCTGGACGCCCTGCGATCGATAACCGGCGGCGAAGGTCCGCAAACCGCTGCCGACGAGGCAACTTGGACCCGATCGTCGGCCTTCCTGTGCGCCAACTGGATGTGGGTGCTCGGAAGGCCGATACCTGCTGCACGGGCGGTCTTCGGAGACCGCATCGACCGGGGCGAGTAGGGACGCTCGCGTACTTCGGCCATCCGGCATGCCCTGCCGGCAACAGGAAGGCCTGCATGGACTCGTTCGCCATCGAGGAAATCCTCTCGTGCGAATCGCTCCCCTCGCTGCCGGCGACGGCGGTGCGGGTGATCGAGTTGAGCCAAGACCCCGACTGCACGGTCAACGAGCTTGCCGAGACCATTCGCTTCGACCAGGGCCTCGCCGCAAAGATCCTCAAGACCGTCAACTCGAGCTTCTTTGGCCTGCGCACGAAGTGCGGCACCATCGACAAGGCGTTGGTCGTTCTCGGCCTTCGCGAGCTGCGGAACCTCGCGCTGGGCTTCTCGCTGGTGCCGGCGATGGAATCGGCCTACACCGACGGGTTCGATCCGATCGACTACTGGCGCCGCGGCATCTACTCGGCCGTGGCGGCCAAGTTCATCGCCCAGCGCGTCGCGCGGGACGTTGCCGACGAGGCGTTCCTGGGCGGCCTCTTGCAAGACATCGGCATCATGGCCATGCTGCAAGCGCTCGGCAAGCCGTACGAGGACGTGCTGAAGACCTCGATGACCGATCACCGCAAGCTCGCAGCGGCCGAGCTTCGCGCGTTCGACATGCAGCACCCCGAAGTCGGCGCGCTCCTGGCCCGCAAGTGGCAGCTGCCCGACGAGCTGAGCGTTCCGATCCGATTCCACGAACGCCCGACGGCGGCACCGAACGAGCTGCGGGAGGTCGTCGGCTGCGTTGCGCTCGGCAACGCCATCCATCAATGCCTGACCTACGAGGACAAGGCCGCGTGCTTCAAGCGGCTCTACGACCACGCACAACGCACCTTCGCCCTCGACCAGGCAACGTGCGACGAACTGCTGACCCAGACGGCAACGGCCGCCAAGGAAGTCTCCCGCCTGTTCGAGCTCGACACGGGTGAATCCGTCGACCCCTCGAAGCTGCTCAAGAAGGCCTCGGAGCTGCAGTCCCAGCCCGCCAGCGAGCAGGACCACCTCAACCACGGCTCGGTGTCGGCCGTCATCCGCGACGGCGACCTCGTCGATCCCATTACGGGCTCCATGACGCGCCTTGCGATCGAACGCCAGCTCGAGGCCGTCTACCAAGAGGGCAAGGAGAACAAGAGCCCGGTGAGCGTGGCGATCATCCGAATCGACGGCTACGCCGAGATCGTGCAGAACGAGGGACTCGAGGCGGGCGACATCCTTGCCATCGAGATCACCGAGGCGTTGAACGAGCTGGCCGAGACGCTCGAGAACGCCAAGGTCGGCAGCTTCGACGACGCGACGTCGATCCTCCTCACCACGTCTCCGCTCGATGCGCTGACCAAGGCCGTGACGCAATGGCGTGAATCCTTCAAGAGCGACGCACGACCCACGACCAGTGCGGGCCTGACGAGTTGCCAAGGCGATGGCTACGACGTCTTCACCAAGAGCAAGCAGGTCCTGGCCATCGCGTATCGCGCCATGGAGGCAGCCGTCAACGCCGGCGGCGACGCAATGCGCACCTTCCAGCCCGGCAACGACAAGCAGGCCGCCTGACTACGCGGGCCGCAGCGTGCCGGTCGTCGTCGGCTTCATCGGAAACCGTTCGGCCACGGTGCGAAGATCATCGAGCGTGACCGAACGCACCTGCTCAAGTTCCTCCTCGAGCGGCAGATAGTCGTTCAGCAGCGTCCATCGGGCGCCCAGCCGCTGCATGCGATCGGACGGACGCTCGCCGCCCACCGTGACGCCCGTCGCGGCCTTGGCACGCAGGCGTTCGAGGTCCTGCTCGGTGAGTTCGTCGACGACCTTCGTGAGCTCGCCCGTGATGACGTCTTCGATCTGGCCAAGCTTTTCCGGATCGCCGCTCGCATACACGATGAACTCGCCCGCACCGTCCTGGCCCATGTACGACGATGCGGCCTCGTCGGCCAGGCCGGGCTCGACGAGCGCCCAATGCAGCCGACTGTTGCCGGGCGCGCCGAGCACCTGCGCCAGCAGCCGGGCTGCATGGCGGAGCTCGTCCTGCAGCGGCGGCGCAGGCCAGAGAGCAATGACGTACCCACGCGAGACGCTGTCGCGCGTCAGCTCGAAGCGACCACCACCACTCTCGGGCGCCGGGCCGCGTGGCGGCGGATCGCCGTGCGTCCAGGGCTCGCCCAGGCTCTCGAGCTCGCCGGCGATCTGGTCCATGTCGACCGCGCCGGCCAGCGCAACGACGGTCGCTTCGGCGGTGTACCGCTGCTCGAAGTAGTCGCGCATGGTCGAGACGGGGATGCCCGCGATGATCTCCTTCGTCCCGAGTACGCGGTGGCCGAGCGGGTGCCCGCGGTAGTGCCGCTCGCTCGCGGCCTCGAGCAAGACCCAGAAGGGGTTGTCGTCGTACATCGCGATCTCTTCGAGGATCACGCCGCGCTCGGTCTCGAAGTCGTCCTCGCGCAGGGCGGGCCGCATCATCCGGCCGAGCAGCTTCGCCGCGTCGGGCAGGGCCTCGGGCAGCGTGTGCGCGTAGAAGCACGTCAGCTCGCTCGACGTGTACGCGTTGTTGCTTGCACCAAGGTCGTCCATCGCCGCATTGAGGGCTTCGGCCGACAGGTCTTTCGTGCCCTTGAACATCATGTGCTCGAGGAAGTGGCTGACGCCCATCGCTTGGGCCGGCTCGTCGCGCGCCCCCGTGCGGACGAAGTAGCCGGCCGCAGCGCTATGGGCCTCAGGATCGACCTCGCCGATCAGCCGGATGCCATTGCTCAGCACGCGTTCCTGGAAGGAGATCGCCATGCGCCAGTCTAGCTCGAACGCTCAGGCCCGAGCGGCGGCGTTCGCGCTCGACATCGCGTCGACGATCTCGCGGGTGGCAGACTCGGGGTCGTCGGCCCCGCACACGGCGCCGCACACCGCCACGCCATGGCAGCCGCGTCGTGCGAGCTCGCAAGCGTTGGTCGCGTCGATGCCGCTGATGGCCAGGTGCGGGAGTCGGCTCGCCACCGGGTCGGCCACGACCGCTTCGACCAGTGCCGGCCCGCTGAGCGCGGGCTTGGCCTTGGTCCCGGAGGTAAACATCGGCCCGAGGCCGAGGTAGTCGGCGCCATCCTGCACGGCCTGCCGCGCCTGTTCGAGCGTCGCACACGACACGCCGACGAGCAGCCGATCGCCGACGACCTTGCGAACGTCGCCGACCGGCAGGTCGCCTTGCCCCACGTGTACGCCCGCGGCTCCGGCGATCAAGGCAACGTCGGGCCGATCGTTGACAATGACCGCC contains:
- the recO gene encoding DNA repair protein RecO, giving the protein MPPSHDDAICLRHSEWSETSQHVTLLGREHGLIRGLARGSRRERSAFSGGFELLARGHVVFYEKPTRELANVTAWDLTATHGHLRRDLPSLWRAMFAIDLMQRALPVREPHPRSFDQLADLLAAEAIGMEALSRFQWALLDEAGHRPDLGGLGEGPTPAVVYFLPEAGRIEADRPAGGHEAWPMRGQTLDALRSITGGEGPQTAADEATWTRSSAFLCANWMWVLGRPIPAARAVFGDRIDRGE
- a CDS encoding pitrilysin family protein; amino-acid sequence: MAISFQERVLSNGIRLIGEVDPEAHSAAAGYFVRTGARDEPAQAMGVSHFLEHMMFKGTKDLSAEALNAAMDDLGASNNAYTSSELTCFYAHTLPEALPDAAKLLGRMMRPALREDDFETERGVILEEIAMYDDNPFWVLLEAASERHYRGHPLGHRVLGTKEIIAGIPVSTMRDYFEQRYTAEATVVALAGAVDMDQIAGELESLGEPWTHGDPPPRGPAPESGGGRFELTRDSVSRGYVIALWPAPPLQDELRHAARLLAQVLGAPGNSRLHWALVEPGLADEAASSYMGQDGAGEFIVYASGDPEKLGQIEDVITGELTKVVDELTEQDLERLRAKAATGVTVGGERPSDRMQRLGARWTLLNDYLPLEEELEQVRSVTLDDLRTVAERFPMKPTTTGTLRPA
- a CDS encoding HDOD domain-containing protein, with amino-acid sequence MDSFAIEEILSCESLPSLPATAVRVIELSQDPDCTVNELAETIRFDQGLAAKILKTVNSSFFGLRTKCGTIDKALVVLGLRELRNLALGFSLVPAMESAYTDGFDPIDYWRRGIYSAVAAKFIAQRVARDVADEAFLGGLLQDIGIMAMLQALGKPYEDVLKTSMTDHRKLAAAELRAFDMQHPEVGALLARKWQLPDELSVPIRFHERPTAAPNELREVVGCVALGNAIHQCLTYEDKAACFKRLYDHAQRTFALDQATCDELLTQTATAAKEVSRLFELDTGESVDPSKLLKKASELQSQPASEQDHLNHGSVSAVIRDGDLVDPITGSMTRLAIERQLEAVYQEGKENKSPVSVAIIRIDGYAEIVQNEGLEAGDILAIEITEALNELAETLENAKVGSFDDATSILLTTSPLDALTKAVTQWRESFKSDARPTTSAGLTSCQGDGYDVFTKSKQVLAIAYRAMEAAVNAGGDAMRTFQPGNDKQAA